In one window of Helianthus annuus cultivar XRQ/B chromosome 17, HanXRQr2.0-SUNRISE, whole genome shotgun sequence DNA:
- the LOC110924211 gene encoding uncharacterized mitochondrial protein AtMg01250-like has product MATIRVSEEEINSLDQIGTGIEDEYESDWEEESCPEVTHMGFPPKWRNWVMGILFAGRGSILVNGSPTGEFQYKRGLRQGDPLSPFLFIVAMEALHNMMKKARSVNLFSGVNLPGNGLHISHMLFADDSIFVREWNEDNARNLKRILRIFYLISGLKVNPRKSQLFGVCRSETEVIEMASIFKCRAGKFPFIYLGLKVGANMNRIAN; this is encoded by the coding sequence ATGGCTACAATAAGAGTGTCGGAAGAAGAAATCAACAGCCTTGATCAAATAGGAACCGGGATTGAAGACGAGTATGAATCAGATTGGGAGGAGGAATCATGTCCGGAAGTAACACACATGGGATTCCCACCGAAATGGAGAAATTGGGTTATGGGGATACTTTTTGCAGGTAGAGGTTCGATTCTTGTAAACGGATCCCCAACTGGGGAATTCCAATATAAGAGAGGTTTACGACAAGGGGATCCGTTGTCACCTTTCTTGTTTATTGTGGCAATGGAGGCTTTACATAATATGATGAAAAAGGCTAGGAGTGTAAATCTGTTTTCGGGGGTCAACCTACCAGGCAACGGCCTGCATATATCACATATGTTATTTGCAGACGACTCAATCTTCGTTAGAGAGTGGAATGAAGATAATGCTAGGAATCTAAAGAGAATACTAAGAATTTTCTACCTCATCTCGGGTTTGAAAGTCAATCCGAGGAAAAGCCAACTGTTTGGTGTGTGCCGATCAGAAACAGAAGTAATTGAAATGGCCTCAATCTTCAAATGTAGAGCAGGTAAGTTCCCGTTTATCTACTTAGGTTTGAAAGTGGGAGCAAATATGAATAGGATAGCAAACTGA